The proteins below are encoded in one region of Amycolatopsis acidiphila:
- a CDS encoding acyclic terpene utilization AtuA family protein codes for MTRRAVRIGNCSGFYGDRIAAAREMVEGGPLDVLTGDYLAELTMLILWKARQKDPDAGYARTFLTQMEQVLGTCLDRGIRVVSNAGGLNPAGLAGKLGELAAKLGLVPKIAYVEGDDLAGRIDELIAAGHPLSNMDTGQPLAEAGVKPVSANAYLGGWGIAEALAAGADLVVCPRVTDASLVVGPAAWWHGWRRTDFDALAGAVAAGHVIECGPQATGGNYSWLHEITDRRYPGFPIAEVEADGSSVITKHPGTGGLVSPGTVTAQLLYEIAEPAYVNPDVVARFDTVALTQDGADRVRISGTRGSAPPDRLKVAVNYLGGYRNTMTLVLTGLDIEEKAAWAEQELFEILGGKDSFAETDVRLIRFDHEDAPGNEQATAQLRVTVKDPDPRKVGRRFSNATMELALGGYAGFHTTTPPGAESAYGVYWPASVPAGLVEHSVVLPDGTRKVIAHGPSGEVPVPVAHPVAAPVAGPVRRAPLGRVCAARSGDKGGNANVGLWTRDERSFAWLRGYLTVGRFRELLPEAAQLPVRRFELPNLNALNFVVVGILGSGVAASTRPDPQAKGLGEYLRSRSVAIPADLLGEG; via the coding sequence ATGACCAGGCGCGCCGTGCGTATCGGGAACTGCTCGGGCTTCTACGGCGACCGCATCGCCGCCGCCCGGGAGATGGTCGAGGGCGGCCCCCTCGACGTGCTCACCGGCGACTACCTCGCCGAGCTGACCATGCTCATCCTGTGGAAGGCCCGGCAGAAGGACCCGGACGCCGGGTACGCCCGCACGTTCCTGACCCAGATGGAACAGGTCCTCGGCACCTGTCTGGACCGCGGGATCCGGGTGGTCAGCAACGCGGGCGGGCTCAACCCGGCCGGCCTGGCCGGAAAGCTCGGCGAGCTCGCCGCGAAGCTCGGCCTGGTCCCGAAGATCGCCTACGTCGAGGGCGACGACCTCGCCGGCCGGATCGACGAGCTGATCGCGGCCGGCCATCCACTGTCCAACATGGACACCGGACAGCCCCTCGCCGAGGCGGGGGTCAAACCCGTGTCCGCCAACGCCTACCTCGGCGGCTGGGGGATCGCGGAGGCGCTGGCCGCCGGTGCGGACCTCGTCGTGTGCCCGCGGGTGACCGACGCGTCCCTGGTCGTCGGCCCGGCGGCCTGGTGGCACGGCTGGCGGCGCACGGACTTCGACGCGCTCGCCGGGGCCGTCGCCGCGGGCCACGTCATCGAATGCGGCCCGCAGGCGACCGGGGGCAACTACTCGTGGCTGCACGAGATCACCGACCGCCGCTATCCCGGGTTCCCCATCGCCGAGGTCGAGGCGGACGGCAGCAGCGTGATCACCAAGCACCCGGGCACCGGCGGGCTGGTGTCGCCGGGAACCGTGACCGCGCAACTGCTCTACGAGATCGCCGAGCCCGCCTACGTCAACCCCGATGTGGTGGCCCGGTTCGACACCGTGGCACTGACGCAGGACGGGGCCGACCGGGTGCGCATCTCCGGAACCCGCGGCAGCGCGCCGCCGGACCGGCTCAAGGTCGCCGTCAACTACCTCGGCGGCTACCGCAACACGATGACGCTGGTGCTGACCGGCCTGGACATCGAGGAGAAGGCGGCCTGGGCCGAGCAGGAGCTGTTCGAGATCCTGGGCGGCAAGGACTCCTTCGCCGAGACCGACGTCCGGCTGATCCGGTTCGACCACGAGGACGCGCCCGGCAACGAGCAGGCGACCGCGCAGCTGCGGGTCACGGTCAAGGACCCCGATCCGCGCAAGGTCGGCCGCCGGTTCTCCAACGCCACCATGGAGCTCGCCCTCGGCGGCTACGCCGGCTTCCACACCACGACACCGCCGGGCGCGGAAAGCGCTTACGGCGTCTACTGGCCCGCGTCGGTGCCGGCCGGGCTCGTCGAGCACAGCGTGGTCCTGCCCGACGGGACCCGGAAGGTGATCGCCCACGGGCCTTCCGGCGAGGTGCCGGTGCCCGTGGCGCATCCGGTCGCCGCGCCCGTGGCGGGCCCGGTGCGCCGGGCACCGCTCGGGCGGGTGTGCGCGGCGCGCTCGGGGGACAAGGGGGGCAACGCCAACGTCGGCCTGTGGACCAGGGACGAGCGGTCGTTCGCCTGGCTGCGCGGCTATCTGACGGTCGGGCGGTTCCGCGAGCTGCTTCCCGAGGCCGCGCAGCTGCCCGTCCGCCGGTTCGAGCTGCCCAACCTCAACGCGCTGAACTTCGTGGTCGTCGGCATCCTCGGCTCCGGGGTCGCCGCCTCCACCCGGCCTGATCCGCAGGCGAAGGGCCTGGGGGAGTACCTGCGGTCGCGTTCGGTGGCGATCCCGGCGGACCTGCTGGGCGAGGGGTGA
- a CDS encoding AMP-binding protein produces the protein MSFDVTSLDHRRAANRWERVSVGDILERLTWSYPDKEAIVGWRGAFAHPEHERLTYRQADELTARFANGLLARGLRRGDRVLLFCENSVEAYLAKLGIAKAGLVCVPVNPTLAPDVVAHLIETTEPAFAVVDAELWARAKEPFGQTGLAPGVTIPIGGGAVEDSVTFAGFVHEQPTTEPATEISGDDIWQILFTSGTTALPKGAMISHHSSHYAAYSFALTLTRGVRLECDLKLATFLPIIYHVADQIFTFPAFLAGGTLLIGRRPDPAAVAEAISREAITALWAGSPAMAGALAGILREDRLSYDPRSLKVLVYGWAALAPGTLATFKRLCGEELVATEIFGQTESISCHRFWPDKWPEVYRRTAPEQNYVGVPNPLLASTVMDETGAMLTGRPGVPGEAVYRSPAVTAGYYRDLPATEEAFRDGWFHSGDSCVYDEHGLRVMVDRYKDIVKSGGENVSSIRVESVLHQHPGVAEAAVVGLPHDRWGEAVTAVVVPGATGTTTREDLLAFCRERLAGFETPKDVVFVTALPETVGGKVLKYKLRQQYRTFYSG, from the coding sequence ATGAGCTTTGACGTCACCAGCCTGGACCATCGGCGGGCGGCGAACCGCTGGGAGCGGGTGAGCGTCGGCGACATCCTGGAGCGGCTCACCTGGAGCTACCCGGACAAGGAGGCCATCGTCGGCTGGCGCGGCGCGTTCGCCCATCCCGAGCACGAGCGGCTGACCTACCGCCAGGCCGACGAGCTGACCGCGAGGTTCGCCAACGGACTGCTCGCGCGTGGCCTCCGGCGCGGCGACCGGGTGCTGCTGTTCTGCGAGAACTCCGTGGAGGCCTACCTGGCCAAGCTGGGCATCGCGAAGGCGGGCCTGGTCTGCGTGCCGGTCAACCCGACCCTCGCCCCGGACGTCGTCGCCCACCTCATCGAGACCACCGAGCCCGCCTTCGCCGTGGTCGACGCCGAGCTGTGGGCCCGCGCGAAGGAGCCGTTCGGGCAGACCGGGCTGGCACCGGGGGTCACCATCCCGATCGGCGGCGGCGCGGTCGAGGACAGCGTGACCTTCGCCGGGTTCGTCCACGAGCAGCCCACGACCGAGCCGGCGACCGAGATCTCCGGCGACGACATCTGGCAGATCCTGTTCACCTCGGGCACGACCGCGCTGCCCAAGGGCGCGATGATCTCCCACCATTCGAGTCACTACGCCGCGTACAGCTTCGCGCTCACGCTCACCCGCGGCGTGCGGCTGGAGTGCGACCTCAAGCTGGCCACCTTCCTGCCGATCATCTACCACGTCGCCGACCAGATCTTCACGTTCCCGGCGTTCCTGGCCGGGGGCACGCTGCTGATCGGGCGCCGCCCGGACCCGGCCGCGGTCGCCGAGGCGATCAGCCGCGAGGCCATCACCGCACTGTGGGCAGGCTCCCCCGCGATGGCCGGCGCGCTCGCCGGGATCCTGCGCGAGGACCGGCTCTCCTACGACCCGCGCAGCCTCAAGGTGCTCGTCTACGGCTGGGCGGCGCTCGCGCCCGGCACACTGGCCACGTTCAAACGGCTCTGCGGCGAGGAGCTCGTCGCGACGGAGATCTTCGGGCAGACGGAATCCATTTCGTGCCACCGGTTCTGGCCCGACAAGTGGCCGGAGGTGTACCGGCGGACGGCGCCGGAGCAGAACTACGTCGGCGTCCCCAACCCGCTGCTGGCCTCGACGGTGATGGACGAGACCGGCGCGATGCTCACCGGCAGGCCCGGTGTGCCCGGCGAGGCGGTCTACCGCTCCCCGGCCGTCACCGCCGGCTACTACCGCGACCTCCCGGCGACGGAAGAAGCCTTCCGCGACGGCTGGTTCCACTCCGGCGACAGCTGTGTGTACGACGAGCACGGCCTGCGGGTCATGGTGGACCGGTACAAGGACATCGTGAAGTCCGGCGGGGAGAACGTGTCCAGCATCCGGGTGGAGTCGGTGCTGCACCAGCATCCGGGCGTGGCTGAGGCGGCGGTCGTGGGGCTGCCGCACGACCGCTGGGGTGAGGCGGTCACCGCGGTCGTGGTGCCGGGCGCCACCGGCACCACGACGCGCGAAGACCTGCTCGCCTTCTGCCGCGAGCGTCTCGCGGGCTTCGAGACCCCGAAGGACGTCGTGTTCGTGACCGCACTGCCGGAAACCGTCGGCGGGAAGGTGCTGAAGTACAAGCTGCGCCAGCAGTACCGGACGTTCTACTCGGGTTAG
- a CDS encoding acyl-CoA carboxylase subunit beta, with amino-acid sequence MPTLRSTVDVTAETYRRNREAQLAAVAALEEQLDLARAGGGARYAERHHKRGRLLVRERLELLLDRDSPFLELSALAAWGTEFTVGASILTGVGVVSGVECVIIAHDPTVRGGAMNPYTLKKTLRALEIARANRLPVINMVESGGADLPTQSELFVHAGKIFHDLTELSAAGVPTIALVFGNSTAGGAYVPGMCDYAVLVDGQAKVFLGGPPLVKMATGEESDDEELGGADMHSRVSGLSDHFATDELDCLRIGRQIVAELDWRKLGPGPSLPADPPLYDPDELLGIASADFRVPVDPHEVLARVVDGSRFGEYKPRYGTSLVTGWASIHGFPVGVLANARGVLFSEEAKKASEFILLANQTGTPLVFLQNTTGYMVGKAYEQGGIIKDGAKMINAVTNSKVPHVTLNIGASFGAGNYGMSGRAYDPRFMFAWANAKLAVMGAQQLAGVLSIVGRQSAESAGREFDTEADERRRAQIEAQIERESHAFFVSARLYDDGVIDPRDTRAVLGISLSAAHSQLVEGRRGFGVFRM; translated from the coding sequence TTGCCCACCTTGAGATCCACTGTGGACGTCACGGCGGAGACCTACCGGCGCAACCGCGAGGCGCAGCTGGCCGCCGTCGCCGCGCTCGAGGAGCAGCTCGACCTCGCGCGCGCAGGGGGCGGCGCGAGGTACGCCGAGCGACACCACAAGCGGGGCCGGCTGCTGGTGCGCGAGCGCCTGGAGCTGCTGCTCGACCGGGACAGCCCGTTCCTCGAGCTGTCCGCGCTCGCCGCCTGGGGCACCGAGTTCACCGTCGGCGCCAGCATCCTCACCGGGGTCGGCGTCGTGTCCGGGGTGGAGTGCGTGATCATCGCCCACGACCCCACCGTCCGCGGCGGCGCGATGAACCCGTACACGCTCAAGAAGACGTTGCGGGCGCTGGAGATCGCCCGCGCGAACCGGCTGCCTGTGATCAACATGGTCGAGTCCGGCGGAGCGGACCTGCCGACCCAGTCGGAACTGTTCGTGCACGCCGGCAAGATCTTCCACGACCTCACCGAGCTGTCCGCGGCGGGCGTTCCGACGATCGCGCTGGTGTTCGGCAACTCCACCGCGGGCGGCGCCTACGTGCCCGGCATGTGCGACTACGCGGTGCTGGTGGACGGCCAGGCGAAGGTGTTCCTCGGCGGGCCGCCGCTGGTGAAGATGGCCACCGGCGAGGAGTCCGACGACGAGGAGCTGGGCGGCGCCGACATGCACTCGCGGGTGTCCGGGCTCTCGGACCACTTCGCCACCGACGAGCTGGACTGCCTGCGGATCGGCCGCCAGATCGTCGCCGAGCTCGACTGGCGCAAGCTCGGCCCCGGGCCGAGCCTGCCCGCCGACCCGCCGCTGTACGACCCGGACGAGCTGCTCGGCATCGCCTCGGCGGACTTCCGGGTGCCGGTCGACCCGCACGAGGTGCTCGCCCGTGTCGTCGACGGCTCGCGCTTCGGGGAGTACAAGCCGCGCTACGGCACGAGCCTGGTCACCGGCTGGGCGTCGATCCACGGGTTCCCGGTCGGCGTGCTGGCGAACGCGCGCGGTGTGCTGTTCAGCGAGGAGGCCAAGAAGGCCAGCGAGTTCATCCTGCTGGCCAACCAGACCGGCACCCCGCTGGTCTTCCTGCAGAACACCACCGGCTACATGGTCGGCAAGGCCTACGAACAGGGCGGGATCATCAAGGACGGCGCGAAGATGATCAACGCGGTGACCAACAGCAAGGTCCCGCACGTCACGCTGAACATCGGTGCGTCGTTCGGTGCCGGCAACTACGGGATGTCGGGCCGCGCCTACGACCCGCGGTTCATGTTCGCCTGGGCCAACGCGAAGCTCGCCGTGATGGGCGCCCAGCAGCTCGCCGGGGTGCTGTCCATCGTGGGCAGGCAGTCGGCCGAGTCCGCCGGGCGTGAGTTCGACACCGAGGCCGACGAGCGGCGCCGCGCGCAGATCGAGGCGCAGATCGAACGCGAGTCACATGCCTTCTTCGTCAGCGCGCGGCTCTACGACGACGGCGTGATCGACCCGCGCGACACCCGCGCCGTGCTCGGGATCTCGTTGTCCGCGGCCCATTCCCAGCTGGTCGAAGGCCGTCGCGGCTTCGGCGTCTTCCGGATGTGA
- a CDS encoding TIGR03084 family metal-binding protein has protein sequence MPVSMPGLVADLLAETRVLDDLLSTLDDAGWSRPTPAEGWAIRDQVSHLAYFDEAALLAATAPDRFRREAAELTALGPGFPDEVAARHRELPGDGLLGWFRRARRGFAEVFETLEPKARLPWYGPDMSAASSVTARIMETWAHGQDVADALGVRREPTGRLRHIAHLGVGTFGFAFSLHGRAVPAAPVRVELRAPDGSTWAWGPPEAADRVSGPALDFCLAVTQRRHADDIALRVEGPVATEWMSIAQAFAGAPGPGRKPAGEAR, from the coding sequence ATGCCCGTTTCGATGCCGGGCCTCGTCGCCGACCTGCTGGCGGAGACCCGCGTGCTCGACGATCTTCTGTCCACGTTGGACGATGCCGGCTGGAGCCGGCCCACCCCGGCCGAGGGCTGGGCGATCCGCGACCAGGTCAGCCATCTCGCCTACTTCGACGAGGCCGCGCTGCTGGCCGCGACGGCGCCCGACCGGTTCCGGCGCGAGGCGGCGGAGCTGACGGCGCTCGGCCCGGGCTTCCCCGACGAGGTGGCGGCGCGGCACCGGGAGCTGCCCGGTGACGGGCTGCTCGGCTGGTTCCGCCGGGCGCGGCGGGGGTTCGCGGAGGTGTTCGAGACGCTCGAGCCCAAGGCGCGGTTGCCCTGGTACGGCCCCGACATGAGCGCCGCCAGCTCGGTCACCGCGCGGATCATGGAGACCTGGGCGCACGGGCAGGACGTCGCCGACGCCCTCGGCGTCCGGCGCGAGCCGACCGGGCGCCTGCGCCACATCGCCCACCTCGGCGTCGGCACCTTCGGGTTCGCCTTCAGCCTGCATGGCCGGGCGGTACCGGCCGCGCCGGTGCGGGTCGAACTGCGCGCCCCGGACGGGAGCACCTGGGCGTGGGGGCCGCCCGAGGCGGCCGACCGGGTTTCGGGACCGGCGCTCGACTTCTGCCTCGCGGTGACCCAGCGGCGGCATGCCGACGACATCGCACTGCGCGTCGAGGGCCCCGTCGCGACCGAATGGATGTCGATCGCGCAGGCGTTCGCCGGGGCGCCCGGTCCCGGTCGCAAGCCCGCCGGGGAGGCGCGATGA
- a CDS encoding acetyl/propionyl/methylcrotonyl-CoA carboxylase subunit alpha → MTEIRKLLVANRGEIAARVMRSARALDIATVAVYSDADTGAPFVADADEAVRLPGSSPADTYLRADLIIDAARRTGADAVHPGYGFLSENGGFARACAAAGLIFVGPPPEAIEAMGSKIAAKELMAAAGVPVLPGITIDADAEFDPAALGARTAEEIGYPVLVKAAFGGGGRGMRVVRGPDELLDAVEGARREAASAFGDGTVFLERFVDSPRHVEVQIFGDTHGTVVHLFERECSIQRRYQKIIEEAPSPVVDEALRRELGDAAVAAGKAIGYVGAGTVEFVLGADGRFHFLEVNTRLQVEHPVTELITGLDLVRLQLLVAEGNPLPDEVLAAAVHGHAVEVRLYAEDTAAGFLPASGTVHRFAVPPLDGVRVDAGVADGSVVGVHYDPMLAKVIAYGPNRDEACRLLAKALAGTRVHGLATNRELLAGILREPEFRAGLIDTGYLSRHDPVELATGSRDPRAVPVHALAAALAGQATRRAEAPVLRTLPSGWRNVANGPQQVVFAVDGAEVPVTYRVRESAVDATVGGVALPEVLVHHASADLVELDVDGIRRQVRVHPVGSTSYVDSALGSTELTELPRFPDPGARSAPGSLLAPMPGTVVRITVEAGAKVSAGTPVVVLEAMKMEHSVLAPHDGIVGDLGVSVGQAVDVGTVLAVVEEQEA, encoded by the coding sequence ATGACCGAGATCCGCAAGCTGCTCGTCGCCAACCGCGGCGAGATCGCCGCGCGCGTGATGCGGTCCGCCCGGGCGCTGGACATCGCCACGGTCGCGGTGTACTCCGACGCGGACACCGGCGCACCGTTCGTGGCCGACGCCGACGAAGCCGTGCGCCTGCCCGGGAGCTCGCCCGCGGACACCTACCTGCGCGCCGACCTGATCATCGACGCGGCCCGCCGCACGGGCGCCGACGCCGTGCATCCCGGTTACGGTTTCCTCTCTGAGAACGGGGGTTTCGCCCGGGCCTGCGCGGCAGCCGGGCTGATTTTCGTCGGCCCGCCGCCCGAGGCGATCGAAGCGATGGGCTCGAAGATCGCGGCGAAGGAGCTGATGGCCGCGGCCGGTGTCCCGGTCCTTCCCGGGATCACGATCGATGCGGACGCGGAGTTCGACCCGGCCGCACTGGGCGCCAGGACGGCCGAGGAGATCGGGTACCCGGTGCTGGTCAAGGCGGCCTTCGGTGGCGGTGGCCGGGGGATGCGCGTGGTGCGTGGGCCGGACGAGCTGCTGGACGCGGTCGAGGGCGCGCGCCGCGAGGCCGCGTCGGCGTTCGGCGACGGCACGGTGTTCCTGGAGCGCTTCGTCGACTCACCGCGGCACGTCGAGGTGCAGATCTTCGGCGACACACACGGCACCGTCGTGCACCTGTTCGAGCGGGAGTGCTCGATCCAGCGGCGCTACCAGAAGATCATCGAGGAGGCGCCGTCGCCGGTCGTCGACGAGGCGCTGCGCCGCGAGCTGGGCGACGCCGCCGTCGCGGCGGGCAAGGCGATCGGCTACGTCGGCGCGGGCACCGTGGAGTTCGTCCTCGGCGCCGACGGCCGCTTCCACTTCCTGGAGGTCAACACCCGGTTGCAGGTCGAGCACCCGGTCACCGAGCTGATCACCGGCCTGGACCTGGTGCGCCTGCAGCTCCTGGTCGCGGAGGGGAACCCGCTGCCGGACGAGGTGCTCGCCGCCGCCGTCCACGGGCACGCGGTGGAGGTCCGGCTCTACGCCGAGGACACCGCCGCCGGGTTCCTGCCGGCGAGCGGGACGGTGCACCGGTTCGCCGTGCCGCCGCTCGACGGCGTGCGGGTGGACGCCGGGGTGGCCGACGGTTCGGTGGTCGGCGTGCACTACGACCCGATGCTGGCGAAGGTGATCGCGTACGGGCCGAACCGCGACGAGGCCTGCCGCCTGCTGGCGAAGGCGCTCGCCGGAACCCGCGTGCACGGCCTGGCGACCAACCGGGAGCTGCTCGCCGGCATCCTGCGGGAGCCGGAGTTCCGGGCCGGGTTGATCGACACCGGCTACCTGAGCCGACACGATCCGGTGGAGCTCGCGACGGGCTCGCGCGATCCGCGGGCCGTGCCGGTCCATGCCCTCGCCGCCGCACTGGCGGGGCAGGCCACCCGGCGGGCGGAAGCGCCGGTGCTGAGGACACTGCCTTCGGGCTGGCGCAACGTGGCCAACGGGCCGCAGCAGGTGGTGTTCGCCGTCGACGGTGCGGAGGTCCCGGTGACCTACCGGGTGCGGGAAAGCGCTGTCGATGCCACCGTGGGCGGCGTGGCGTTACCGGAGGTCCTGGTGCACCACGCATCGGCGGACCTCGTCGAGCTCGACGTCGACGGCATCCGGCGGCAGGTCCGCGTGCACCCGGTCGGCAGCACGTCCTATGTGGATAGTGCGCTCGGCTCGACCGAGCTGACCGAGCTGCCCCGGTTCCCCGATCCCGGCGCCCGTTCCGCGCCGGGGTCGCTGCTCGCGCCGATGCCGGGAACCGTCGTGCGGATCACGGTCGAGGCCGGGGCGAAGGTGTCCGCCGGCACGCCGGTGGTGGTGCTGGAGGCGATGAAGATGGAGCACAGCGTGCTCGCCCCGCACGACGGGATCGTCGGCGACCTCGGGGTCTCCGTCGGACAGGCGGTGGACGTCGGCACCGTGCTCGCCGTCGTCGAGGAACAGGAGGCCTGA
- a CDS encoding enoyl-CoA hydratase/isomerase family protein codes for MDVTYELRGPVAWLTINRPEARNALNKSVRDGLLAGTERFNEDDDAKVLVLTGAGGKAFCAGGDLKEMADSGLRVPPPDFVPQFGRTIEVAKPTIAAVNGVAYAGGFLLAQSCDLCVAAEGARFAISEAKVGRGAPWAAPLPWLVPPRIAMQILLTGDPVDAARAREIGLVNEVVPAGELAGAAQRLAERIAANAPLSVLAAKKTVRLIAEHPLADAYAEAERIWEPVYLSEDAQEGPAAFRDKRAPVWKGR; via the coding sequence GTGGACGTGACCTACGAGCTGCGCGGTCCGGTGGCCTGGCTGACGATCAACCGGCCCGAAGCCCGCAACGCGCTGAACAAGTCCGTGCGCGACGGCCTGCTGGCCGGGACCGAGCGGTTCAACGAGGACGACGACGCCAAGGTCCTCGTCCTCACCGGCGCGGGCGGCAAGGCGTTCTGCGCGGGCGGTGACCTCAAGGAGATGGCGGACAGCGGGCTGAGGGTGCCGCCACCGGACTTCGTCCCGCAGTTCGGGCGCACCATCGAGGTCGCCAAGCCGACGATCGCCGCCGTCAACGGCGTCGCCTACGCGGGCGGCTTCCTGCTCGCGCAGAGCTGCGACCTGTGTGTCGCCGCCGAGGGCGCCCGGTTCGCGATCAGCGAGGCCAAGGTGGGCCGGGGCGCACCCTGGGCGGCGCCGCTGCCGTGGCTGGTCCCGCCGCGCATCGCGATGCAGATCCTGCTCACCGGCGATCCGGTCGACGCCGCGCGGGCGCGGGAGATCGGGCTGGTGAACGAGGTCGTCCCGGCCGGTGAGCTGGCCGGTGCGGCCCAGCGGCTGGCCGAGCGGATCGCCGCGAACGCGCCGTTGTCGGTGCTGGCCGCCAAGAAGACCGTCCGGCTGATCGCCGAGCACCCGCTCGCCGACGCCTACGCCGAGGCCGAGCGGATCTGGGAGCCGGTCTACCTGAGCGAAGACGCGCAGGAGGGCCCGGCCGCGTTCCGGGACAAGCGCGCACCGGTCTGGAAGGGACGCTAG
- a CDS encoding acyl-CoA dehydrogenase family protein → MDFHETDEHRALRAAVGAIAADFGGGYFARKAEAREATTELWRALGDHGFVGINVPEAYGGGGAGLVELAIVCEESAAQGCPLLLLLVSSAISGEVIATYGTEEQRKEWLPRLASGQGKVVFAITEPEAGSNTHKLATTAVRDGADYVLNGQKYYISGVDDADAILVVARTGAQGRLSLFIVDTDAPGLVSQPLPVSVQLPERQFTLHFDDVRVGADRLVGVEGEGFAQVFHGLNPERVTGAAVCVGIGRYALAKAAEYARNRVVWSQPIGAHQGVSHVLAKAKIEVELAALMTARAAWLHDHGEPAGEAANMAKYAAAEAALAAVDAAIQTHGGNGLAVEYGLVPFWGLARLLRIAPVNREMILNYVAQHSLGLPRSY, encoded by the coding sequence ATGGACTTCCACGAAACCGACGAGCACCGGGCGTTGCGTGCCGCGGTCGGCGCGATCGCCGCGGACTTCGGCGGCGGGTACTTCGCCCGCAAGGCCGAGGCCAGGGAGGCGACCACCGAGCTGTGGCGGGCACTGGGCGACCACGGGTTCGTCGGGATCAACGTGCCGGAGGCCTACGGCGGCGGGGGTGCCGGGCTGGTGGAGCTGGCGATCGTGTGCGAGGAGTCCGCCGCCCAGGGCTGCCCGCTGTTGCTGCTGCTGGTGTCCAGTGCGATCTCCGGCGAGGTCATCGCCACCTACGGCACCGAGGAGCAGCGCAAGGAGTGGCTGCCGCGGCTGGCGAGCGGGCAGGGCAAGGTGGTCTTCGCGATCACCGAGCCGGAGGCCGGGTCCAACACGCACAAGCTGGCCACCACGGCGGTCAGGGACGGTGCCGACTACGTCCTCAATGGACAGAAGTACTACATCTCCGGTGTCGACGACGCGGACGCGATCCTGGTCGTGGCCAGGACCGGGGCGCAGGGCCGGCTGTCGTTGTTCATCGTGGACACCGACGCGCCGGGGCTGGTCAGCCAACCGCTGCCGGTGTCGGTGCAGCTGCCGGAGCGGCAGTTCACCCTGCACTTCGACGACGTGCGGGTGGGCGCGGACCGGCTGGTCGGCGTCGAGGGCGAGGGGTTCGCGCAGGTCTTCCACGGGCTCAACCCCGAGCGCGTCACGGGCGCCGCGGTGTGCGTGGGCATCGGGCGCTATGCCTTGGCGAAGGCGGCCGAGTACGCGCGGAACCGGGTGGTGTGGTCGCAGCCGATCGGGGCGCACCAAGGGGTTTCGCACGTGCTCGCCAAGGCGAAGATCGAGGTGGAGCTGGCCGCGCTGATGACCGCCCGCGCGGCCTGGCTGCACGACCACGGCGAGCCGGCGGGGGAGGCGGCGAACATGGCGAAGTACGCCGCGGCGGAGGCGGCGCTCGCCGCCGTGGACGCCGCGATCCAGACCCACGGCGGCAACGGCCTCGCCGTCGAGTACGGGCTCGTCCCGTTCTGGGGGCTCGCCCGGCTGCTCCGGATCGCGCCGGTGAACCGGGAGATGATCCTGAACTACGTCGCACAGCATTCGCTGGGGCTGCCCCGGTCGTACTGA